A genomic window from Pecten maximus chromosome 4, xPecMax1.1, whole genome shotgun sequence includes:
- the LOC117325927 gene encoding transforming growth factor-beta-induced protein ig-h3-like isoform X1 has protein sequence MSKYVLLVLLVLVAVSALAEAHRARRPHRPARRGHGDREPGVARRVRQFMRNFRFPKFKFGVDNRPAFEFSINFGGKNSNWWDGPNVCETTTKDEPQETAEVSLDEETQYHTYSVSESCDITQTVYKCVRTKSMKGSDTTTTMAKKCCDGFTRKPSDFGCPKEVNLQNLIKTAQSLGLQQFLETANSLDLTEELETRNFTVFAPTDEAFNDFGHVLPASSGINLDMGQVLVVSESMIEKLTSKVAGVMLGHLSTDIIPTSSMHDEQLIETQSPFYSKIRINFYDNTGSKVMLANCQRVTSSDNIASNGVIHVVDQVLTPVTESIIDIISKDPNLSYLKTALGQTALSSSLREDGQFTIYAPTDAAFRQLERGVLHRLLNQSTCLKKVLQNHILPNVICSTAVQGRARTRTLLNTHLFLTRDEDDKLFVQDHQVVASDIMATNGVIHLIDQVLFLDRAMDVLDIVSNQVPTLMELVRLADLEDNLRNAEDITIFAPTMEALSKVDPDLLDSLKNDTSALRDLLTYHVTSGVHSAKTFYDGQRLDTLNDDKQIRINQFMLRRRESTGMAQCVPIASSSARICNGIVHFIDKILTPPSGSIMDILLQDSRFSKFVELVRRTNMEQTLNEDEPLTLLALTNEAFAGLPQDITDILRKNKTGQIEKLVQSNIIRGTICCHAVQNWFYSGRSYVWGLAGDILSLRSKYGTSTIGRATVTECDLTATNGVIQVVDGFTTKRDMWHFWDFF, from the exons tTTTAGATTTCCCAAGTTCAAATTTGGCGTGGACAATCGACCGGCCTTTGAATTCAGTATCAATTTTGGTGGGAAGAATAGCAACTGGTGGGACGG TCCAAACGTTTGCGAGACGACGACCAAGGATGAACCCCAAGAGACCGCTGAAGTTTCCTTGGACGAGGAAACTCAGTACCACACGTATAGTGTCTCGGAGTCGTGTGATATCACACAAACGGTCTATAAATGCGTGCGAAC TAAATCTATGAAAGGATCTGATACGACCACGACCATGGCTAAGAAATGTTGTGACGGTTTCACAAGAAAGCCATCTGACTTCGGGTGTCCAAAAG AGGTTAACCTTCAGAACCTGATAAAAACCGCTCAAAGCCTTGGACTTCAGCAGTTCCTGGAAACTGCCAACAGCTTAGATCTAACAGAAGAACTGGAAACGAGAAACTTTACAGTGTTCGCACCAACCGATGAAGCGTTTAATGACTTCGGGCACGTCCTACCGGCCTCAAGTGGAATCAATTTG GACATGGGACAAGTCCTTGTGGTATCAGAGTCGATGATAGAAAAGCTAACTTCGAAGGTAGCTGGAGTAATGCTGGGACATCTAAGTACAGACATCATCCCGACTTCGTCAATGCATGATGAACAGCTAATCGAAACACAAAGCCCATTTTACTCGAAGATTCGTATCAACTTCTACGATAACACCGGTTCCAAG GTGATGTTGGCTAACTGTCAACGAGTGACATCATCGGACAACATCGCGTCCAATGGTGTCATTCATGTGGTGGACCAAGTCTTGACCCCTGTCACGGAATCCATCATTGATATCATTTCAAAGGACCCTAATCTAAGCTACCTCAAAACTG CCCTCGGGCAGACTGCTCTTAGCTCGTCCCTACGTGAAGACGGGCAGTTCACCATATACGCCCCAACCGACGCAGCCTTCCGTCAGCTTGAGAGAGGTGTTCTCCACAGGCTTTTAAACCAATCAACCTGTCTCAAAA AGGTGTTGCAGAATCACATTCTTCCGAACGTGATTTGCTCTACTGCCGTACAGGGCCGGGCGAGAACCAGGACCCTACTAAACACGCATCTGTTCCTTACACGGGATGAGGACGACAAGCTGTTTGTCCAGGATCATCAGGTAGTGGCTTCGGATATCATGGCGACCAATGGCGTTATCCACCTGATCGACCAAGTCCTCTTCCTGGACCGCG CTATGGATGTACTAGACATCGTCAGTAACCAGGTACCGACGTTGATGGAGCTGGTTCGTCTTGCAGACTTGGAGGACAATTTGCGAAACGCTGAAGACATCACAATTTTCGCTCCGACAATGGAAGCGCTCTCA AAAGTAGACCCTGACCTGCTCGACTCTCTGAAGAACGACACATCTGCCCTGAGGGATTTACTTACATACCACGTGACTTCCGGTGTTCATTCGGCCAAAACGTTCTATGATGGTCAACGTTTGGACACTCTCAACGATGACAAGCAAATCCGCATTAACCAGTTCATGCTAAGG aGACGTGAATCAACCGGGATGGCTCAATGTGTTCCCATTGCAAGCAGTTCCGCCAGGATTTGCAATGGCATCGTCCATTTCATTGACAAG ATACTGACTCCTCCTAGTGGCAGCATTATGGATATCCTCCTACAGGATTCTAGGTTCTCCAAGTTCGTGGAGTTAGTACGACGGACGAACATGGAACAAACGCTAAACGAAGATGAACCATTGACTCTCTTGGCTCTAACCAACGAG GCATTTGCTGGCTTGCCACAAGACATAACAGATATTCTTCGAAAGAACAAAACAGGCCAAATTGAGAAACTGGTTCAGTCAAATATCATTAGAG GAACCATTTGCTGCCATGCCGTCCAAAACTGGTTCTACTCTGGGAGATCGTACGTTTGGGGCCTTGCTGGGGATATCTTGTCATTACGCTCGAAGTATGGTACATCTACGATCGGCCGTGCCACCGTGACCGAATGCGACCTTACTGCTACAAATGGTGTTATCCAGGTCGTTGATGGGTTTACCACCAAGCGAGACATGTGGCACTTTTGGGACTTTTTTTAA
- the LOC117325927 gene encoding transforming growth factor-beta-induced protein ig-h3-like isoform X3, producing the protein MSKYVLLVLLVLVAVSALAEAHRARRPHRPARRGHGDREPGVARRVRQFMRNFRFPKFKFGVDNRPAFEFSINFGGKNSNWWDGPNVCETTTKDEPQETAEVSLDEETQYHTYSVSESCDITQTVYKCVRTKSMKGSDTTTTMAKKCCDGFTRKPSDFGCPKEVNLQNLIKTAQSLGLQQFLETANSLDLTEELETRNFTVFAPTDEAFNDFGHVLPASSGINLDMGQVLVVSESMIEKLTSKVAGVMLGHLSTDIIPTSSMHDEQLIETQSPFYSKIRINFYDNTGSKVMLANCQRVTSSDNIASNGVIHVVDQVLTPVTESIIDIISKDPNLSYLKTALGQTALSSSLREDGQFTIYAPTDAAFRQLERGVLHRLLNQSTCLKKVLQNHILPNVICSTAVQGRARTRTLLNTHLFLTRDEDDKLFVQDHQVVASDIMATNGVIHLIDQVLFLDRAMDVLDIVSNQVPTLMELVRLADLEDNLRNAEDITIFAPTMEALSKVDPDLLDSLKNDTSALRDLLTYHVTSGVHSAKTFYDGQRLDTLNDDKQIRINQFMLRRRESTGMAQCVPIASSSARICNGIVHFIDKVLTPPSGSIINYLLFINGY; encoded by the exons tTTTAGATTTCCCAAGTTCAAATTTGGCGTGGACAATCGACCGGCCTTTGAATTCAGTATCAATTTTGGTGGGAAGAATAGCAACTGGTGGGACGG TCCAAACGTTTGCGAGACGACGACCAAGGATGAACCCCAAGAGACCGCTGAAGTTTCCTTGGACGAGGAAACTCAGTACCACACGTATAGTGTCTCGGAGTCGTGTGATATCACACAAACGGTCTATAAATGCGTGCGAAC TAAATCTATGAAAGGATCTGATACGACCACGACCATGGCTAAGAAATGTTGTGACGGTTTCACAAGAAAGCCATCTGACTTCGGGTGTCCAAAAG AGGTTAACCTTCAGAACCTGATAAAAACCGCTCAAAGCCTTGGACTTCAGCAGTTCCTGGAAACTGCCAACAGCTTAGATCTAACAGAAGAACTGGAAACGAGAAACTTTACAGTGTTCGCACCAACCGATGAAGCGTTTAATGACTTCGGGCACGTCCTACCGGCCTCAAGTGGAATCAATTTG GACATGGGACAAGTCCTTGTGGTATCAGAGTCGATGATAGAAAAGCTAACTTCGAAGGTAGCTGGAGTAATGCTGGGACATCTAAGTACAGACATCATCCCGACTTCGTCAATGCATGATGAACAGCTAATCGAAACACAAAGCCCATTTTACTCGAAGATTCGTATCAACTTCTACGATAACACCGGTTCCAAG GTGATGTTGGCTAACTGTCAACGAGTGACATCATCGGACAACATCGCGTCCAATGGTGTCATTCATGTGGTGGACCAAGTCTTGACCCCTGTCACGGAATCCATCATTGATATCATTTCAAAGGACCCTAATCTAAGCTACCTCAAAACTG CCCTCGGGCAGACTGCTCTTAGCTCGTCCCTACGTGAAGACGGGCAGTTCACCATATACGCCCCAACCGACGCAGCCTTCCGTCAGCTTGAGAGAGGTGTTCTCCACAGGCTTTTAAACCAATCAACCTGTCTCAAAA AGGTGTTGCAGAATCACATTCTTCCGAACGTGATTTGCTCTACTGCCGTACAGGGCCGGGCGAGAACCAGGACCCTACTAAACACGCATCTGTTCCTTACACGGGATGAGGACGACAAGCTGTTTGTCCAGGATCATCAGGTAGTGGCTTCGGATATCATGGCGACCAATGGCGTTATCCACCTGATCGACCAAGTCCTCTTCCTGGACCGCG CTATGGATGTACTAGACATCGTCAGTAACCAGGTACCGACGTTGATGGAGCTGGTTCGTCTTGCAGACTTGGAGGACAATTTGCGAAACGCTGAAGACATCACAATTTTCGCTCCGACAATGGAAGCGCTCTCA AAAGTAGACCCTGACCTGCTCGACTCTCTGAAGAACGACACATCTGCCCTGAGGGATTTACTTACATACCACGTGACTTCCGGTGTTCATTCGGCCAAAACGTTCTATGATGGTCAACGTTTGGACACTCTCAACGATGACAAGCAAATCCGCATTAACCAGTTCATGCTAAGG aGACGTGAATCAACCGGGATGGCTCAATGTGTTCCCATTGCAAGCAGTTCCGCCAGGATTTGCAATGGCATCGTCCATTTCATTGACAAG GTACTGACTCCTCCTAGTGGCAGTATTATAAACTATTTATTGTTTATCAATGGGTACTGA